One stretch of Arachis hypogaea cultivar Tifrunner chromosome 20, arahy.Tifrunner.gnm2.J5K5, whole genome shotgun sequence DNA includes these proteins:
- the LOC112735671 gene encoding GDSL esterase/lipase At1g29660-like encodes MSQIKYTTKMYQHFQKTRSYLVMLLFLSCLFFSLYIFCVAQIVKIFSHKSENMGCESKLWLVFLLMSGVTIVVGEPQVPCLFIFGDSLSDSGNNNKLSTDCKANYFPYGIDFPDGPTGRYTNGLTIADFITQLLGFDHLIPPYANYGGYDIKEGVNYASGSAGIRYDTGKHLGDNVELEKQLQNHKVIISEITKQVGGRVENVEERLKKCLYYVNVGSNDFINNYFLPQHYRSSEKYSPEEFAAELVKQYSQHLKALHQLGASKFVLVGLHLLGCIPHEIITHGKNHSLCATEVNNASRMFNNKLEALSQQLNKQFSHSNFIYVNTPLMASHIPQLNHPRGHGGIFRCCEVGSNGQCKEEHEPCWDRSLHAFFDDFHPTEIVNRFFARYSYHSPSKSYTLPMDISQLVRL; translated from the exons ATGTCCCAAATCAAATACACCACAAAAATGTATCAACATTTCCAAAAAACTAGGTCATACCTCGTGAtgcttctttttctctcttgccTCTTTTTCTCTCTGTATATATTTTGTGTTGCTCAAATAGTAAAAATTTTTTCACACAAATCAGAAAACATGGGTTGTGAGAGTAAATTATGGTTGGTATTTTTGTTGATGAGTGGTGTAACAATTGTTGTTGGGGAGCCCCAGGTGCCTTGTCTCTTCATATTTGGGGACTCTCTAAGTGACAGTGGAAACAACAACAAGTTATCCACCGATTGCAAAGCTAATTACTTCCCTTATGGCATTGATTTCCCTGATGGCCCAACTGGAAGATACACTAATGGCCTCACTATTGCTGACTTTATCA CACAACTATTGGGATTTGACCATCTTATCCCTCCCTATGCTAATTATGGTGGTTACGATATCAAGGAGGGTGTCAATTATGCATCCGGCTCTGCGGGAATTCGCTATGACACCGGAAAACAtttg GGTGATAATGTGGAGTTGGAGAAGCAGCTACAAAATCACAAGGTAATAATATCAGAAATCACTAAGCAAGTTGGAGGAAGAGTTGAGAATGTGGAAGAAAGACTAAAAAAATGCTTATATTATGTGAACGTAGGAAGCAACGATTTCATAAACAATTATTTCCTGCCCCAACATTACCGTTCTAGTGAAAAGTATTCCCCTGAAGAATTCGCTGCGGAACTTGTGAAACAATATTCGCAGCATTTAAAGGCATTGCACCAACTTGGAGCAAGCAAGTTTGTTTTGGTTGGATTGCACCTTCTAGGCTGCATTCCACATGAAATTATTACTCATGGCAAAAACCACTCCCTATGTGCCACTGAAGTGAATAACGCATCACGTATGTTTAATAACAAGCTTGAAGCATTGTCTCAGCAACTCAACAAACAATTCTCTCATTCCAATTTCATCTATGTCAACACTCCTCTTATGGCATCTCATATCCCTCAATTAAACCACCCCCGGG GTCATGGAGGTATTTTTAGATGCTGCGAGGTAGGATCCAATGGACAGTGTAAAGAGGAGCATGAACCGTGTTGGGACAGGAGCCTTCATGCATTCTTTGATGACTTTCATCCAACCGAAATTGTCAACCGTTTCTTTGCACGTTATTCTTATCACTCTCCTTCTAAATCCTACACCCTCCCAATGGATATTAGTCAACTTGTTCGATTGTAA